A region from the Wansuia hejianensis genome encodes:
- a CDS encoding ABC transporter permease, producing the protein MKTGFLKSKSKKTTSKEFTMLIVLVIMIIICIFINPVFISMSNVMNLLAQNSIIGVMALGMVFALITGSFDMSVSSTGALTAVVSTYMFIEFGLAAGIFTGLCVGIAVGLINGLLVTKVGVNAFVTTLGTQTSVRGLVYIITGAKPITGIPADYNFIGMGKIGGIFPVPALIWIILAVIMAFVLKKTRFGQYVYATGGNRKAAWLSGVNTDNIKISALVLSGLFAAIGGLIYTLRILMCTADGMDGYELKVMSACIVGGTSLDGGKGSISGCIIGTFIMGIILNILQLAGVSSFWQDAITGIILIGAVAIDSITARRRE; encoded by the coding sequence ATGAAAACAGGATTTTTAAAATCAAAAAGTAAGAAAACTACTTCAAAAGAATTCACAATGCTCATTGTGCTGGTAATCATGATTATCATTTGTATTTTTATCAATCCGGTATTTATCTCAATGAGCAATGTTATGAACCTTCTCGCGCAGAATTCTATCATTGGCGTCATGGCGCTGGGCATGGTATTCGCACTGATAACAGGTTCCTTTGATATGTCAGTTTCATCGACGGGTGCGCTGACGGCAGTCGTATCTACATATATGTTTATTGAATTCGGTTTGGCTGCCGGCATATTTACAGGATTATGTGTAGGGATTGCAGTAGGGCTTATCAATGGACTGTTGGTCACTAAAGTGGGAGTTAATGCGTTTGTGACAACTCTTGGTACGCAGACATCTGTCCGTGGCTTAGTCTATATTATAACCGGTGCAAAACCTATTACCGGAATACCGGCTGATTATAACTTTATCGGCATGGGCAAAATAGGAGGAATCTTCCCAGTCCCTGCCCTGATCTGGATTATTCTGGCTGTTATCATGGCTTTTGTTTTGAAAAAAACCAGATTTGGACAGTATGTATATGCGACAGGAGGAAACAGAAAAGCAGCCTGGCTGTCAGGTGTTAATACGGATAATATTAAAATTTCTGCTTTAGTACTCAGCGGTCTGTTTGCTGCTATCGGTGGTTTAATCTACACTTTGCGTATCCTTATGTGCACGGCAGACGGTATGGATGGGTATGAACTAAAAGTTATGTCAGCCTGCATCGTTGGCGGAACTTCTCTGGATGGCGGTAAGGGTTCTATTTCAGGCTGTATAATAGGTACTTTTATCATGGGCATTATTTTGAATATATTGCAGCTGGCAGGTGTATCCAGCTTCTGGCAGGATGCGATCACCGGCATAATTCTTATCGGAGCTGTGGCTATTGATAGTATTACAGCAAGGCGCCGTGAATAA
- a CDS encoding sugar ABC transporter substrate-binding protein, which yields MRKKLSMVLTAAMLAGIMAGCSDSAADSSKVSAESSDESKTASAASSTDDKEVYEIGICCANFETPMQVAWMNAATEALDAYGNYKVDQQDGKDDPATQTQIIENFITQKKDMVIVAPTQTDALVAAVKECNEAGIPVITVNRTLGEGAEVLTEVNMDCVEAGRMSAQMVEKLLGGEGKVAYLIGTLGAGPQIQESEGFYKYLEDKPEIEVVFEQTTEWNKETAIQVVENMLQKFPAGEIDAIVCQGPDDAVGAVAACEAAGRTELLGKIIAFDYPSYVKEAIEAGTVYGTINQDPRLQGVLAAEVANEYFSNADAEFGALSSIELSVVTKENADDYEVAW from the coding sequence ATGAGAAAAAAATTAAGTATGGTTTTGACCGCAGCAATGTTAGCAGGAATTATGGCGGGATGTTCTGACAGCGCCGCAGATAGTTCCAAGGTTTCAGCGGAATCATCGGATGAGTCTAAAACAGCTTCTGCAGCTTCATCAACTGATGATAAAGAAGTATATGAGATAGGAATCTGTTGTGCAAATTTTGAGACGCCTATGCAGGTAGCGTGGATGAATGCCGCTACGGAGGCGCTGGACGCTTATGGAAATTATAAGGTGGACCAGCAGGATGGTAAAGATGATCCGGCGACCCAAACCCAGATTATTGAAAATTTTATTACCCAGAAAAAAGATATGGTTATCGTGGCGCCTACCCAGACAGATGCCCTGGTCGCGGCTGTAAAGGAGTGCAATGAGGCTGGAATTCCAGTGATTACGGTGAATCGTACTTTGGGAGAGGGAGCTGAGGTGCTGACTGAGGTAAATATGGATTGTGTGGAAGCGGGACGCATGTCTGCACAGATGGTAGAGAAGCTTTTAGGTGGGGAAGGAAAAGTGGCTTACCTGATTGGTACACTTGGGGCCGGCCCTCAGATTCAGGAAAGTGAAGGCTTTTATAAATATCTGGAGGATAAGCCGGAGATTGAAGTAGTATTTGAGCAGACCACCGAATGGAATAAGGAGACAGCTATTCAGGTAGTAGAGAATATGCTTCAGAAATTTCCGGCAGGAGAAATAGATGCGATTGTTTGCCAGGGGCCGGATGATGCCGTAGGCGCGGTTGCCGCCTGTGAAGCTGCAGGAAGAACAGAACTGTTGGGTAAAATTATCGCGTTTGATTATCCTTCATATGTAAAAGAAGCGATTGAGGCTGGAACAGTATATGGCACCATCAACCAGGATCCTAGATTACAGGGTGTGCTGGCAGCAGAAGTTGCAAATGAATATTTTAGCAATGCGGATGCAGAATTCGGAGCGCTGAGCAGTATTGAGCTAAGTGTAGTGACCAAAGAAAATGCAGATGATTATGAGGTGGCATGGTAA
- a CDS encoding M24 family metallopeptidase: protein MYQHIPEYQRAMREQGIAVSVLRLPQNLTLFTQYWSRNGYSYMTIPAEGDPSVIVPIAEEIDTKEAKLHNVYVYDDIDMNAEDTSIQIQKIFAELSRQYGITNESVIGLELDYDVIAPCHCSGKVSLVGSKVKKLVAEGFGSDHFVSVKDLITEVMAVKNESDIEKLKIVNDLVAMAMDRFADLVDLPGIREVDIVNEIEKHIQVNARDYKGARVARAWAQLSTGPKSEIAACDGVISDARVLEKGDCCLFEIGACVDGYWADITRSAVVGGAQGRSKEMMELIEKAFQAGVEAVHIGAAARDIDLATRKVMEDAGYGKYYVHPAGHGVGFSYHESIPELNPNSETILKENMVIAIEPGLYVPGIGGLRKELNVLVTKEGGKVFGW from the coding sequence ATGTATCAGCATATTCCTGAATATCAAAGGGCGATGAGAGAACAGGGGATAGCCGTATCTGTTTTAAGGCTGCCACAGAATCTCACATTATTTACACAGTACTGGTCGAGGAACGGGTATTCATATATGACCATTCCGGCTGAAGGCGATCCCAGCGTTATTGTTCCAATTGCGGAAGAGATCGATACTAAGGAAGCAAAACTGCATAATGTTTATGTATATGATGACATTGATATGAATGCAGAAGATACAAGTATCCAGATTCAAAAGATTTTTGCAGAACTGTCAAGACAATATGGAATTACAAATGAATCTGTAATCGGACTTGAACTGGACTATGATGTGATAGCCCCATGCCATTGTTCAGGAAAGGTGTCGCTTGTGGGAAGCAAAGTGAAGAAGCTGGTGGCTGAAGGGTTTGGGAGTGACCATTTCGTATCTGTTAAAGATTTAATTACAGAAGTGATGGCTGTGAAAAACGAAAGTGACATTGAAAAGCTGAAGATTGTAAATGATCTGGTGGCTATGGCCATGGACCGCTTTGCAGACCTGGTAGATCTGCCGGGGATTCGGGAAGTGGATATCGTGAATGAAATCGAGAAACACATTCAGGTTAACGCCAGAGATTATAAAGGTGCAAGAGTTGCCAGAGCGTGGGCTCAGTTAAGCACCGGCCCCAAAAGTGAGATTGCTGCCTGTGACGGAGTGATCAGTGACGCAAGAGTTTTGGAAAAAGGGGACTGCTGCCTTTTTGAGATTGGTGCCTGTGTTGACGGCTACTGGGCGGATATCACTCGTTCCGCAGTGGTGGGAGGAGCTCAGGGCCGCTCAAAAGAGATGATGGAATTAATTGAAAAAGCTTTTCAGGCGGGAGTTGAAGCCGTACATATTGGAGCGGCAGCCAGAGATATCGATCTTGCGACCCGTAAGGTGATGGAAGACGCGGGATATGGAAAATATTATGTACATCCAGCCGGCCATGGCGTGGGATTTTCCTATCATGAATCCATACCGGAGTTAAATCCTAATTCAGAAACCATTTTAAAAGAGAACATGGTTATTGCTATTGAACCAGGCTTATATGTGCCGGGCATCGGAGGACTCCGAAAAGAATTGAATGTGCTGGTAACAAAAGAAGGCGGAAAAGTTTTTGGATGGTAA
- a CDS encoding aspartate aminotransferase family protein — MSKLQEIYDEARQYFIGGASAGGRFNSTLQQPLYLKSASGSRIIDADGKAYIDYHTGSGAAFFGHNHPRLREAAEKAMDMGFFMNFETEYHKELAKLFHEFFPCAERVRFSNSGTEVTMAAVRVARAYTGKDIVIRFEGHFHGMNELVWYNHNGARGKKNDIGEVENISDTAGTPQCFSEVIRNVEYNDLESFERCVEAHKGQIAGVLLEPVSFNCGCYPAQKAFLEKVREICSREGIVLIFDEVITGLRMRPGSAQAYYGVTPDLATFAKAIGGGFPIAALCGKKEVMEVLNPLGRTIMSGTYTGALMPVLTSIECMKMAMEPDFYDHIDALADTLYGGMNALMKKHGIPGHVRGIGARFGIYFGVENPEDDYNWRKAGDSYRCDMTKSFLIKSLRDGLYMHDCGQAAPAHYGFSVQHTMEDIEITLNKFDKIFKEMKEEF, encoded by the coding sequence ATGAGCAAGTTACAGGAAATTTACGATGAGGCCAGACAGTATTTTATAGGCGGAGCCTCTGCAGGCGGAAGATTTAACAGCACATTGCAGCAGCCATTATATCTGAAGTCTGCCAGCGGCAGCCGGATCATTGATGCGGACGGAAAAGCGTATATCGACTATCATACCGGATCGGGCGCGGCATTTTTCGGACATAACCATCCAAGACTAAGAGAAGCTGCTGAGAAAGCTATGGATATGGGATTTTTCATGAATTTTGAAACTGAATATCATAAGGAGCTGGCAAAACTGTTTCATGAATTTTTTCCCTGTGCGGAAAGAGTTCGCTTTTCAAATTCCGGGACAGAGGTAACTATGGCGGCGGTTCGCGTGGCCCGTGCGTATACCGGAAAAGACATCGTTATCCGTTTCGAGGGACATTTCCATGGCATGAATGAGTTGGTATGGTATAATCATAATGGGGCCCGGGGAAAAAAGAATGATATTGGCGAAGTGGAGAATATTTCTGATACAGCCGGGACACCCCAATGCTTTTCAGAAGTGATCAGGAACGTAGAGTATAATGATTTGGAATCCTTTGAACGTTGCGTAGAGGCACACAAAGGACAGATCGCCGGCGTTTTGCTTGAACCTGTCAGCTTCAATTGCGGCTGCTATCCGGCACAGAAAGCTTTTCTTGAAAAAGTACGTGAGATCTGCAGCAGAGAAGGAATTGTCCTGATTTTTGATGAGGTGATCACCGGTTTGCGCATGAGGCCAGGTTCTGCCCAGGCTTATTACGGAGTGACTCCAGATCTTGCAACCTTCGCGAAAGCGATCGGAGGAGGCTTCCCGATTGCGGCTCTTTGTGGGAAAAAAGAAGTAATGGAAGTGCTGAATCCGCTTGGCAGGACGATCATGAGCGGTACTTATACGGGAGCTTTAATGCCGGTGCTGACGTCTATCGAATGTATGAAGATGGCTATGGAGCCAGATTTTTATGATCACATTGATGCTCTTGCGGATACGCTGTACGGCGGCATGAATGCGCTGATGAAAAAACATGGAATTCCAGGCCATGTGCGTGGTATTGGTGCAAGATTTGGCATTTATTTTGGAGTAGAAAACCCAGAAGATGATTATAACTGGAGAAAAGCAGGAGATAGCTATAGATGTGATATGACTAAGAGCTTCTTGATTAAATCACTGCGTGATGGTCTCTATATGCATGACTGCGGACAGGCGGCGCCGGCACATTATGGGTTCAGCGTTCAGCACACTATGGAAGATATAGAGATCACCCTGAATAAATTTGACAAGATATTTAAAGAAATGAAGGAAGAATTCTAA
- a CDS encoding GntR family transcriptional regulator — translation MDINTNSLAEQFANLILEMIMNKELTSGQQIPTKEIAQNYGVSAMPVRQALRELCDKKLVVNKARVGYFVASYTPEELIQISSCRRMFEMYCLDNFFDSLDLEKLHELYQRIQQNTGDHFDNLQYQKDDAALHSSFVKASKNPYLLDHYNQIKDLFSLCIIYDDNMEDNYLSRAEHLRLLEYIFARKKSIALLELKNHLDRVDRTIMMIGKI, via the coding sequence ATGGATATTAATACAAACAGTCTGGCAGAACAATTTGCCAATCTGATATTAGAAATGATTATGAATAAAGAACTGACATCCGGCCAACAGATTCCCACTAAGGAAATAGCGCAAAACTATGGCGTAAGTGCAATGCCTGTACGCCAGGCACTTCGTGAACTCTGCGACAAAAAGCTGGTCGTCAATAAAGCACGGGTGGGCTATTTTGTTGCAAGCTATACGCCAGAAGAATTAATTCAAATCTCCAGCTGCAGACGTATGTTCGAGATGTATTGTCTGGATAATTTTTTTGATTCTCTGGATCTGGAAAAACTACATGAACTATATCAACGCATACAGCAGAATACCGGCGATCACTTTGATAACCTCCAATACCAAAAAGATGATGCCGCTCTTCATTCCAGTTTTGTGAAGGCCTCTAAAAATCCCTATCTTCTGGACCACTACAACCAAATCAAAGATCTGTTCTCCCTGTGCATTATCTACGACGATAACATGGAAGACAATTATTTATCAAGGGCAGAACATCTCCGCCTTTTGGAGTATATCTTTGCACGAAAAAAAAGTATAGCTCTTCTCGAATTAAAAAATCATTTAGACCGGGTAGATCGTACAATCATGATGATAGGGAAAATATAA
- a CDS encoding NAD(P)-dependent oxidoreductase, with amino-acid sequence MYNEKYRWKGDECHMKKIGWIGTGIMGAAMVRNLMKAGYEMYVYNRTKEKAAPLLEQGAHWCASPGECAKQCEAVVTIVGYPADVKALYLGEDGILEHAGQGTYVVDMTTSSPSLAEEIFEEARRRGVHALDAPVTGGDTGAKAGTLTILAGGREEDFQAVLPILEAMGKKIFYMGGPGAGQKTKLCNQIAIAGALAGACEAISYAELSGLDAERVLGAISTGAAGSFQMSNVAAKGLAGDYTPGFMLKHFIKDMRLGAEASESCGGSLKVLSQVLKECGVLEEKGLGEEGTQALLKYYRDRS; translated from the coding sequence ATGTATAATGAGAAGTACAGATGGAAAGGGGATGAATGTCATATGAAGAAAATAGGCTGGATCGGAACAGGGATCATGGGAGCGGCAATGGTGCGGAATTTGATGAAAGCAGGGTATGAAATGTATGTCTATAACCGTACTAAGGAGAAAGCGGCGCCGCTTTTGGAACAGGGGGCTCACTGGTGCGCCAGTCCCGGGGAGTGTGCAAAACAGTGTGAGGCTGTGGTCACGATCGTAGGATATCCTGCGGATGTGAAGGCGTTATATCTGGGAGAGGACGGGATTTTGGAACACGCGGGACAGGGGACATATGTAGTCGATATGACCACCTCATCTCCTTCCCTGGCGGAAGAGATCTTCGAGGAAGCCCGCAGGAGAGGGGTCCATGCACTGGATGCTCCTGTCACAGGCGGAGATACCGGCGCGAAGGCAGGCACGCTGACGATACTGGCCGGAGGGCGGGAAGAGGATTTTCAGGCGGTTCTGCCAATATTGGAGGCGATGGGGAAAAAGATTTTTTATATGGGAGGACCCGGAGCAGGCCAGAAGACGAAGCTGTGCAACCAGATTGCCATTGCAGGGGCACTTGCCGGAGCCTGTGAGGCGATATCTTATGCGGAGCTGTCCGGTCTGGACGCTGAACGGGTGCTGGGAGCCATATCCACAGGTGCGGCAGGCAGCTTCCAGATGAGTAATGTGGCAGCAAAAGGGCTGGCAGGAGATTACACGCCGGGTTTTATGCTGAAGCATTTCATCAAGGATATGCGGCTGGGGGCGGAAGCTTCAGAGAGCTGCGGAGGGAGCCTGAAGGTGCTCTCTCAGGTGCTGAAGGAGTGTGGCGTTTTGGAAGAAAAAGGGTTAGGAGAAGAGGGGACGCAGGCTCTGCTGAAGTATTATAGGGACAGGTCATAA
- a CDS encoding glycosyl hydrolase family 18 protein, translating to MQIYTVQPGDSLYSISAAYQLSADTIAYVNQLIPPYELAVGQSLLLTEESPAAAQYFLRTAGYAYPFISPWVLEQSLPYLQELPVFSYGFTGNGELLPPALDDSWMITVAVSAGVTPILTLTPFGPDGNFNNALIHSMVQSETAKNNLISQLLQIVPEKGFGGVNVDFEYILKEDRDAFTAFVSELTAAMNRQGGQVSVALAPKVSATQTGVLFDGKDFQALGAAANHALLMTYEWGYRYGPPMAVAPLDQVRRVVTYATGVIPPGKLSLGLANYGYDWPLPYQKGITSAVTIGNVEAVQIAVQNGVPIEYDPVARSPYFYYTKDGTEHVVWFEDVRSWSEKLALTRDSGMEGVGIWQIMRLFRAGLILINSSYGETDTGTAG from the coding sequence ATGCAGATCTATACTGTTCAGCCAGGCGACAGCCTGTATTCAATATCTGCCGCTTATCAGCTCTCTGCGGATACAATTGCTTATGTCAACCAACTAATTCCACCTTATGAACTGGCTGTCGGACAGTCCCTTCTGCTTACGGAAGAATCCCCGGCAGCTGCGCAATATTTTCTGAGGACAGCAGGATATGCTTACCCATTCATTTCGCCATGGGTTCTGGAGCAGTCCCTCCCCTATCTTCAGGAGCTTCCTGTTTTCTCCTATGGATTTACAGGCAATGGGGAACTCCTTCCGCCCGCCCTGGACGACAGTTGGATGATTACTGTGGCTGTTTCCGCCGGCGTCACTCCGATTCTAACTCTGACGCCTTTCGGGCCAGACGGAAACTTTAACAATGCACTGATCCATTCCATGGTGCAGAGCGAAACCGCAAAAAACAACCTGATCTCCCAGCTTCTGCAGATCGTACCGGAAAAGGGGTTCGGCGGCGTAAATGTGGATTTTGAATATATCCTGAAGGAGGACCGGGATGCTTTCACAGCTTTTGTCAGTGAACTGACAGCGGCCATGAACCGCCAAGGCGGCCAGGTTTCGGTGGCTCTGGCCCCCAAAGTCTCAGCCACACAGACAGGCGTCCTCTTCGACGGCAAAGACTTCCAGGCTCTCGGGGCTGCAGCCAATCACGCTCTTCTGATGACCTATGAATGGGGATACCGCTATGGCCCGCCGATGGCCGTAGCCCCTCTGGACCAGGTTCGCCGGGTGGTCACATATGCTACCGGAGTTATCCCACCTGGAAAACTGAGCCTGGGCCTGGCTAATTACGGCTATGACTGGCCCCTGCCCTACCAAAAGGGCATTACCTCCGCTGTAACGATCGGAAATGTAGAGGCTGTCCAGATCGCTGTCCAAAACGGCGTTCCCATTGAATATGATCCGGTTGCACGCTCCCCGTACTTCTACTACACGAAGGATGGGACAGAACACGTTGTCTGGTTTGAAGACGTCAGAAGCTGGAGTGAAAAACTGGCCCTCACCAGAGACTCCGGCATGGAGGGCGTTGGCATCTGGCAGATCATGCGACTCTTCAGGGCCGGGCTGATTCTGATTAACAGCAGCTATGGAGAGACGGACACGGGTACTGCCGGGTAA
- a CDS encoding HD domain-containing protein, protein MDITVSEDIDSEFLEVVRDILEDREFKKLNCFRQHLKTTRFMHSLNVSYISWCLARRFRCDARAAARAGLLHDFFLYDFRDKQPTRELQAFYHPKVAAYNSTNHFNISEKEANAILSHMFPLGPLPTSKEAWLITCADKICATMELFQLHIALAKPGRVKISAA, encoded by the coding sequence ATGGACATTACCGTTTCGGAAGATATCGACTCAGAATTTCTGGAAGTCGTACGGGATATCCTGGAAGACCGGGAGTTTAAGAAGCTGAATTGTTTTCGCCAGCACCTGAAGACAACGCGTTTCATGCACAGCCTGAACGTTTCGTATATTTCCTGGTGCCTTGCCAGAAGATTCCGCTGTGATGCCCGCGCTGCCGCCCGTGCAGGCCTGCTTCACGATTTTTTCCTGTACGATTTCAGGGATAAGCAGCCTACCAGGGAGCTGCAGGCTTTTTATCATCCCAAGGTAGCTGCCTACAACAGTACGAACCACTTTAATATTTCTGAGAAGGAGGCTAACGCGATTCTTTCGCACATGTTCCCTCTGGGTCCGCTTCCAACCAGCAAAGAGGCATGGCTGATCACCTGCGCAGATAAAATCTGTGCAACGATGGAACTTTTCCAGCTGCACATAGCCCTGGCTAAACCAGGCCGCGTGAAGATCAGCGCCGCCTGA
- the larE gene encoding ATP-dependent sacrificial sulfur transferase LarE gives MADYEQKKERLLTRMEELSCQDLTVAFSGGVDSSLLLRLACGYAAGSKRRIYAVTAQSELMPEQDLAIAERVAGEAGALHHILRLRELQEAGVRENSRDRCYLCKHYLFRRILEFSAEKGVKTVLEGTNEDDLHVYRPGIRAVRELGVLSPLAEAGLTKQEVRRMAAEYGISVAARPSAPCLATRFPYGTALSLPELKRVEKGEAYLRSLGFRNVRLRVYGCLVRIEVDAEDLEGLLDRRLEAAAFLKELGYQYVTLDLEGFRSGSMDMD, from the coding sequence ATGGCGGATTATGAACAGAAAAAAGAACGTTTGCTGACCAGGATGGAGGAATTGTCCTGCCAGGATCTCACAGTGGCATTTTCCGGAGGAGTCGACAGCAGTCTGCTGCTCCGCTTGGCCTGCGGGTATGCTGCCGGGAGCAAGCGCAGGATATATGCTGTCACCGCCCAATCTGAACTCATGCCGGAGCAAGACCTTGCGATCGCGGAGCGGGTGGCAGGGGAGGCCGGTGCGCTCCATCACATCCTGCGGCTGCGGGAGCTGCAGGAGGCTGGGGTCCGTGAAAATTCCAGGGACAGATGTTATCTCTGCAAGCATTACCTGTTCCGGAGGATTCTGGAGTTTTCGGCGGAGAAGGGTGTGAAAACGGTGCTGGAGGGAACCAATGAGGATGATCTGCACGTATATCGCCCCGGCATCCGGGCAGTCCGTGAGCTGGGTGTCCTTAGTCCGCTGGCGGAAGCTGGGCTGACGAAGCAGGAGGTCAGGAGGATGGCTGCGGAATATGGAATTTCAGTCGCCGCCCGTCCGTCCGCGCCTTGTCTGGCCACGCGTTTTCCCTATGGAACTGCGCTGTCACTTCCGGAGCTGAAAAGAGTGGAAAAAGGAGAAGCCTATTTGCGCAGCCTTGGTTTTAGGAATGTCAGACTGCGGGTCTATGGATGCCTGGTGAGAATAGAGGTTGATGCGGAGGATCTGGAAGGACTTCTGGATCGCAGGCTGGAAGCGGCCGCTTTCCTGAAGGAACTGGGATACCAGTATGTGACCCTGGATCTGGAAGGCTTCCGCTCAGGAAGCATGGATATGGATTGA
- the larC gene encoding nickel pincer cofactor biosynthesis protein LarC: protein MSKTIYLECSRGISGDMFAAALLDLGADPEILRKQLDSLSIEGADIKISRVKKAGLDVCDFDVVLDKVHENHDHDMHYLYGSHGGGLEKQAKACEPEGAGGGADSHHKSGFEHDHGQNHEYSHEHRGLTEILEILRRGSLSKGAAALAEKIFRILAGAEAKAHGVPEEQVHFHEVGAVDSILDIAAAAICMDNLGITHVIIPQINEGRGAVRCRHGVLPVPVPAVVNIAADYGLPLHIMEEEGEFVTPTGAAIAAAIRTGGKLPERFTVKRTGMGAGKRAYEKPGILRAFLIEEETEVESDRICKLESNIDDCTGEALGFVMERLLQAGARDVHYTPVYMKKNRPAYQLDVICNPSDVPAMERIIFQETSTIGIRRMEMDRSVLNRSAGTVKTVWGEVRVKICRLPEGVRCYPEYEDVASLCRDHGIAYPDVYQEVLRECGDCYGGL, encoded by the coding sequence ATGAGTAAGACAATCTATCTGGAATGCAGCAGAGGTATCAGCGGGGATATGTTCGCCGCGGCTCTTCTGGATCTGGGCGCCGATCCGGAAATTTTACGGAAGCAGCTTGACAGCCTGTCAATAGAAGGCGCTGATATAAAGATCAGCCGGGTGAAAAAGGCAGGACTGGACGTCTGTGATTTCGACGTAGTGCTGGATAAGGTACATGAGAACCATGACCATGACATGCATTATCTGTATGGCAGCCACGGCGGAGGTTTGGAAAAGCAGGCAAAGGCCTGCGAGCCTGAGGGAGCGGGAGGCGGGGCGGATAGCCATCATAAATCCGGTTTTGAACACGATCATGGGCAGAATCATGAATACTCGCATGAACACAGGGGGCTAACGGAAATTCTGGAAATTCTCAGGAGAGGAAGCCTGTCGAAGGGAGCTGCCGCGCTGGCGGAAAAGATTTTCCGGATTCTCGCGGGGGCAGAGGCGAAAGCGCACGGTGTCCCGGAAGAGCAGGTACATTTTCATGAGGTGGGAGCAGTTGACTCGATTCTGGACATAGCCGCCGCTGCCATCTGCATGGATAATCTGGGCATAACACATGTGATCATACCTCAGATTAATGAAGGGAGGGGGGCTGTCAGATGCCGCCACGGTGTCCTGCCGGTTCCGGTTCCTGCTGTAGTTAATATTGCGGCTGACTATGGCCTGCCTCTGCATATCATGGAGGAAGAAGGGGAATTCGTCACTCCGACAGGCGCTGCGATTGCAGCGGCCATCCGTACCGGAGGAAAACTTCCGGAGCGTTTTACAGTGAAAAGGACCGGCATGGGTGCCGGAAAGAGAGCTTATGAGAAGCCGGGAATCCTGCGTGCATTTTTGATTGAAGAGGAAACAGAGGTGGAATCGGACAGAATCTGCAAGCTGGAGAGCAATATTGATGACTGCACGGGAGAAGCTCTGGGGTTTGTGATGGAACGGCTTCTGCAGGCCGGCGCCAGAGATGTCCATTATACGCCGGTCTATATGAAGAAGAACAGGCCGGCCTACCAACTGGACGTAATCTGCAATCCCTCTGATGTTCCGGCAATGGAGAGGATTATTTTTCAGGAAACGTCTACCATTGGCATCCGCCGGATGGAAATGGACCGGTCGGTTCTGAACCGGTCTGCCGGGACGGTGAAGACTGTCTGGGGAGAGGTTCGTGTAAAGATCTGCCGTTTGCCAGAGGGGGTACGCTGTTATCCTGAATATGAGGATGTGGCGTCTCTCTGCAGAGACCATGGAATCGCCTATCCGGATGTATATCAGGAAGTGTTGCGGGAATGCGGGGATTGCTATGGCGGATTATGA
- the larB gene encoding nickel pincer cofactor biosynthesis protein LarB translates to MDAHEILQKVRNGEVSVEEAEGFFRRQPFEELEYAKLDTHRKMRSGFAEVIYCSGKADQHLIHIFGRIYREEGEVLGTRASEMQYQILKEHFPETVYDPVSRIIKIERDGKRRVGSIAVCTAGTADIPVAEEAAQTAEFFGSHVERVYDVGVSGLHRLLSRLEVIQSANCVVAVAGMEGALASVLGGMVDKPVIAVPTSVGYGANLHGISALLTMINSCANGIAVVNIDNGYGAGYLATQINRMGVKAHE, encoded by the coding sequence ATGGATGCACATGAGATACTTCAGAAAGTCAGGAACGGGGAGGTGTCGGTGGAAGAGGCGGAAGGCTTTTTCCGGAGACAGCCCTTTGAGGAGCTGGAATATGCAAAGCTGGATACGCACAGAAAAATGCGTTCCGGTTTTGCTGAAGTCATATATTGCAGCGGAAAAGCGGATCAGCACCTGATTCATATATTCGGGAGGATCTACCGGGAGGAAGGCGAGGTGCTGGGGACGAGAGCGTCAGAAATGCAGTATCAAATCCTGAAAGAGCATTTCCCGGAGACCGTCTATGATCCCGTATCCCGTATTATCAAGATTGAAAGGGACGGTAAAAGACGGGTCGGAAGCATTGCTGTGTGCACGGCGGGGACTGCAGACATTCCGGTTGCCGAGGAAGCCGCCCAGACGGCTGAATTCTTTGGCAGCCATGTGGAACGTGTCTATGACGTTGGAGTATCTGGGCTTCACCGCCTTCTGTCCCGGCTGGAGGTCATACAGAGTGCGAACTGTGTGGTGGCTGTCGCGGGAATGGAGGGAGCTCTGGCCAGTGTGCTGGGCGGAATGGTGGATAAGCCGGTGATCGCCGTGCCGACCTCTGTGGGATATGGAGCCAACCTTCACGGGATTTCTGCCCTGCTGACCATGATCAACTCCTGTGCCAACGGAATTGCAGTTGTCAACATAGACAACGGGTACGGCGCAGGATATCTGGCTACCCAGATTAACAGGATGGGGGTAAAGGCGCATGAGTAA